A genome region from Setaria italica strain Yugu1 chromosome III, Setaria_italica_v2.0, whole genome shotgun sequence includes the following:
- the LOC101755245 gene encoding transcription repressor OFP1, whose protein sequence is MSNHHRFKLSHLMPNSWFYKLRDMKRPRPPSQRNIETTRNSKRSSHYYHGTTTPKPLPLSPHRSYHYMNTKQMSLEKLRPSTLHLNPKASDIQFPRGHHHHHHRSPTSTASAIVVEANEFQDLQLRPIRTRPAPTGSISSTCPSSPRLRSRRVHAISGGRVSTTSASGHRRSVARRSFAVVKASTDPPRDFRESMVEMIAENKVQTPEDMEELLECYLSLNSREYHGVIMEVFRGIWLEIAEDIVED, encoded by the coding sequence atgagCAACCACCATAGGTTCAAACTATCCCATCTCATGCCAAACTCATGGTTCTACAAGCTGAGGGACATGAAGAGGCCGAGGCCACCAAGCCAAAGAAACATCGAAACAACAAGAAACTCCAAGAGATCAAGCCACTACTACCATGGAACCACCACTCCAAAGCCTCTTCCATTATCGCCACACAGATCCTACCACTACATGAACACAAAGCAAATGTCACTTGAGAAGCTTCGCCCCTCCACTCTTCATCTTAATCCAAAGGCATCGGATATCCAATTCCCCAGAGGccatcatcatcaccaccatCGCTCACCAACATCGACTGCAAGCGCCATCGTTGTCGAAGCCAACGAGTTTCAAGACTTGCAGCTACGTCCAATTCGCACCAGGCCAGCGCCTACCGGATCAATAAGCAGTACTTGCCCGAGCTCACCGAGGCTGAGGAGCAGAAGGGTACATGCTATCAGTGGTGGTAGGGTCAGCACTACGAGTGCTAGTGGTCATCGGAGAAGTGTTGCGAGGAGGAGCTTCGCCGTCGTGAAGGCATCGACGGACCCGCCCAGGGATTTCAGAGAGAGCATGGTGGAGATGATCGCTGAGAACAAGGTGCAGACGCCGGAGGACATGGAGGAACTTCTCGAGTGCTATTTGTCCCTGAATTCCAGGGAGTACCATGGAGTTATCATGGAGGTGTTCAGGGGAATTTGGCTAGAGATTGCTGAAGACATTGTTGAGGATTAA